The genomic DNA CATTTGATTCAAcgattcaaaaaaaatactatgaTTGATTTCGGATGTGATAAACTCAACGGCATCAAGTCGTTCTTCGATCTGGCGTACATCAATCAAAGGTTTGAGAATCCATTCTCTTAACATTCTAAACCCAAATGATGTCCTTGTATGGTCCATTAACCAAAACAAAGAACCCTTACCACCATCATGAGTGAAAATGTCTAGACTTTGCAAAGTATTGGGATCTAACAACATATGTATTTTTGATGCAAATGGTGAGTAAATAGAAGGTATCAAGATCACCTGTTCATTGTTATATTCAAGCATATGTGAATATAATTTGAAAACTAGCTGTATGAGTGAAGGTGAAAGttttatcttttcattcattaCTTTTATTGCGTGAACgacatcttcttctaaatCACCCACATCCTTATGAATTAAAACACATGACATATCCTTGAAAAGTTTTGCCACATGCAACGGCAGATTTTCTGTGCTTACTAATACTTCAATAGGCTGTAGATATTTGATTCGTACCTGTAGTTTCTCATCAGCAAGATTaggttcttcaaattcatcataaACAACTTCTCCATTATTTAAATTGACAGAAAGCAAAGAATATTTAGCCAACTTATCCTGATATACGGTACAAGAAAGGGCCCATATACTGTTTGTATCACCAAGAATACGCTTACCTCTAAGAGCAAAAGTAGAGTTTACACCAAATGTAGCTTTGGTGAAAACATTCGAAACCTTTCTCTCAAAAACATTGGATTTGTTTGAGCTTGGGTCATGCTTCTTCATAGCACTTGTTTCTGTTTGCTCCACCACGGCCACCTTCAAATTATGATGTATAAGCCTCTCCAGATGAACGTTTAATCTAACATCTGGGAAAGAACAATATGCAAACTGCTTATGATTAGAATCTTGAGGGTTAGACTCATCGATAGTTAATTTGCCAGGTACTAACTTTATATGAAGTATCCTACTAACCACTACTGCGTCTTCTGCAAAACATTTATACTTGTAGCCTACTCTAATGACAAGTATTTTATCTATATGatgctttttcaaatcctGAACCTGTTTGTCCAAGGGCGTAAGTTTCGTCATGTgctttttaacttttttttttatagagACTTCTATATCCTCCTCCCCACCTTCACCAGATTGAGCATCATCATCAGCTcgtcttttcattattctctccaatttttttgcaaaatcTATTCCATTAGATGTCGACGAAGTATTATTTCCCTCTTCAGAATTTCCCAAAATGTTCAATGAAATGCCATCATTAGCTACCATAGTACTTGCCGTTGAAGGAGGCTCCGCaatatcatcttcatcagtATCAAGGCAGATGGATTCACTACCTACGTCATTTCCAATCGCAAATTCCTGGTTCTGCCTCTGCGTCAGCTCTGGTCTGCTtgctttcttgaaaaacCTGCTTATTGTGGGTTGTCCTGCCATTGTTCTCAACGACCTCAACAAAATAGATCAATATGCGACATTAACAACTTATTCACTACCGGTTTAAGTGCATTTCCTTTATCACCATTCTTCCATATAGTATATCATTGGAAATTCACGTGACTGAATCCTCCGTCAGGTGTGATACCTACacgaaaatttttcttttttttcggtGGCAACCGAAGACAAACCATCAAATTCGCATAAGATAAACAGGGGCAAAGGTGAATTGGGTACAGATTATCGTTATCTATAAACCATAAGTAATTAAAACGTTACTCAGGGACAATTGATTACATGCTATCGGCCACACACAGTAATTTGAACACAGCATCTAATattcaaacaataaaagagaaacagGCCGCTCAAATCATCATTGCACATATTAGTTTATTATTAACAACtctcaacaacaacaatttcGAATCTGtggaaagagaaattagACATATTTTAGACAAATCATCCGTAGATATTTACATAAAAGTTTGGCAGCGATTATTGACGTTAAGTTCTCGGGACATATTACAAGCGggaaaatttttacttcaagaaaatttacTGCATAGATTACTATTTGAGTTTGCAAAGGATTTACCAACGAAAAGCACAGAACTTCTTCAGCTTTTAAAACAACGAACCTTTGAAAACCAGgagtttttgaagcaaaCAGGAATTACATTATCACATTTCATTGATCTATTTGATAAGTCTGCAAATAAGGACATTATAGAATCACTTGACCGTTCCTCTCagattgaaaatttcaaagcaaTTAAGATGAATCATACAAATTATTTAAGGAATTTTTTCCTCCAAACTACACCGGAAACATTAGAGCCAAATTTACGCGACTTATTGCATTCATTGGAAGGTGAAAGCCTAAATGACTTACTGGCCCTTTTACTATCCGAAATACTTTCGCCAGGGTCTCAGAGTTTACAAAACGATCCTACAAGGAGTTGGTTGACACCTTCAATAGTATCAGACGCGACTAGTTGTGGTGAAGTTATAGCAAGATCCATTAGTTCTGTAAAGTCGAACCAAATAAATTGGAATCGCGTATTCAATTTAATGTCAACAAAGTATTTCTTAAGTGTACCATTGATGCCTACTACAGCTTCTTTGAGTTGCTTATTTGCTGCATTACACGATGGTCCAgttattgatgaatttttcagttgTGATTGGAAAGTTATTTTCAAGTTGGATTTGGCCGTTCAATTGAATAAATGGTCGGTACAGAACGGCTGTTTTGATTTACTAAATGTAGAAGGGACTAGAAAAGTTTCTGACTCGATTCCGAACACAAAACAGTCCTTACTGTATCTATCATCTATTGCATCATTGAATTTAGAATTGTTCTTACAAAGGGAGGAATTATCTGATAGTCCTATGTTAGTTTACTTTCAAGAGTgcttttttgaagattttaacTACGCTCCTGaatatcttcttttggctctaatcaaagaaatgaaacGTTTTATTTTGTTAATAGAAAACAAGACAATAATCGATGAGATACTGATTACATTACTGGTTCAAGTTCATAATaaatcaccatcatcatttaaGGACGTTATTTCGACACTAACTGATGATTCCAAAATCATAGAAGCAGctaaaataataattaatTCTGAAGACGCCTCTATTGCAAACTTTTTAAAATCACTATTAGATGCTGGAAGGTTGGAGTCAGTAATTAATAAACTTTCCTTCAACGAAGCTTTTAGAATCTTACCGTGCGCCAGACAGATTGGTTGGGACGGGTTCGATACTTttctaaaaacaaaaatatcaccATCTAATGTCGATGTAGTACTGGAAACACTAGAAGctcaaacaaaaatgacTGATGCGAACACTCAATTCAGGTCTTTGAAAACATTCGACTTGTTTGCTTTACGTTCTATAATTGAAGTACTGAACAAATGCCCACTAGATGTTCTCCAACTACAAAGGTTTGAATCCttagaattttctttattgatTGCTTTCCCGAGACTGATAAATTTTGGGTTTGGGCACGATGAGGCTATTTTGGCCAATGGTGACATCACAGGAATCAATGGTGACATCGAGAAGGAGATGCAGAATTATTTACAGAAAATGTATAGCGGTGAATTGGCCATTAAAGATGTCATCGAACTTTTAAGGAAATTAAGGGATAGTGATTTGCCAAGAGATCAGGAAGTTTTTACGTGTATTACACATGCTGTTATAGCAGAATCGAGTTTTTTCCAAGATTACCCATTAGATGCTTTAGCTACCACTTCTGTTCTCTTTGGATCAATGattcttttccaattgTTACGTGGTTTCGTATTAGACGTCGCATTCAGGATAATCATGAAATTTGCCAAGGAGCCTCCTGAATCTAAGATGTTTAAGTTTGCTGTACAGGCTATTTATGCGTTTAGAATACGTTTGGCCGAATATCCACAATATTGTAAGGATTTGTTAAGAGAAGTTCCAGCGTTAAAATCTCAGGCTCAAGTTTATCAATCCATTGTGGAAGCCGCTACATTAGCAAATGCCCCAAAGGAAAGACCAAGACCCGTTCAGGAAATGATCCCATTAAAGttctttgttgttgatgaGGTTTCATGTCAAATCAATCAAGATGGCGCCCCTAAAGACATTGTAGAAAAGGTCCTTTTTGTTCTCAATAATGTTACACTTGCTAATCTGAATAATAAGGTCGAtgagttgaagaaaaatttaacgCCCAATTacttttcttggttttcCACGTACCTAGTTACTCAAAGGGCCAAAACAGAGCCTAATTATCATGAACTCTACAGCAAAGTTATAGTTGCCATGGGATCAGGGTTACTACATCAGTTTATGGTCAACGTCACTTTGCGACAATTGTTTGTTCTGTTATCTGCAAAGGATGAGCAAGCTATCGATAAAAGGCATCTAAAAAACTTGGCCTCATGGTTGGGATGTATAACATTAGCTTTAAGCAAGCCAATCAAACACAAGAATATTGCATTCAGGGAAATGTTACTCGAGGCCTATAAGGAAAAGAGGTTGGAAATAGTTGTCCCATTCGTAACGAAGGTATTACAGGGGGCTTCTGAATCAAGAATTTTCAAGCCACCAAATCCATGGACTGTTGGTATATTAAAGCTATTAATCGAATTAAATGAGAAAGCAAACTGGAAGTTAAGCCTGACTTTTGAAGTTGAGGTCCTATTAAAGTCTTTCAATTTAACCACCAAATCTTTTAAGGCCTCAAATTTCATTGATATTCCAGAAAGTATAGAAAATTTATCAGGGGCTTTAGGTTCAATCACTTTGGAGCAACAGCAAACGGAGCAACAAAGGCAAATTTTATTGATGCAACAACATCAACAACAGATGCTATTATATCAGCAAAggcaacagcagcagcaacaaagacaacaacaacatcaTATGAGTGCGAACACAATTTCAGATCAGCAAACGACCTTTGGCGGTGAGGGAACGGTTTCGCATGATAACCCTTTCAACAACTTACTCGGTTCCACTATTTTTGTAACACATCCCGATTTGAAGAGGGTCTTCCAAATGGCTCTAGCTAAGTCAGTTCGCGAAATTTTGTTAGAAGTGGTTGAAAAATCATCAGGAATTGCTGTTGTTACCacaacaaaaataattctCAAAGACTTTGCTACTGAAGTTGATGAGTCTAAATTAAAAACTGCCGCAATAATAATGGTAAGGCATTTAGCACAAAGCCTGGCTCGGGCTACTTCTATTGAACCGTTGAAAGAGGGTATTCGTTCTACCATGCAATCACTAGCACCAAACTTGATGTCTCTCTCCTCTTCTCCTGGAGAAGAACTTGACACAGCAATAAATGAGAATATTGGTATTGCTTTGATTCTGATTGAAAAAGCATCCATGGACAAGTCTACTCAAGATTTGGCAGACCAATTGATGCAGGCAATTGCTATTCGTCG from Saccharomyces mikatae IFO 1815 strain IFO1815 genome assembly, chromosome: 3 includes the following:
- the CDC39 gene encoding CCR4-NOT core subunit CDC39 (similar to Saccharomyces cerevisiae CDC39 (YCR093W); ancestral locus Anc_6.373) — protein: MLSATHSNLNTASNIQTIKEKQAAQIIIAHISLLLTTLNNNNFESVEREIRHILDKSSVDIYIKVWQRLLTLSSRDILQAGKFLLQENLLHRLLFEFAKDLPTKSTELLQLLKQRTFENQEFLKQTGITLSHFIDLFDKSANKDIIESLDRSSQIENFKAIKMNHTNYLRNFFLQTTPETLEPNLRDLLHSLEGESLNDLLALLLSEILSPGSQSLQNDPTRSWLTPSIVSDATSCGEVIARSISSVKSNQINWNRVFNLMSTKYFLSVPLMPTTASLSCLFAALHDGPVIDEFFSCDWKVIFKLDLAVQLNKWSVQNGCFDLLNVEGTRKVSDSIPNTKQSLLYLSSIASLNLELFLQREELSDSPMLVYFQECFFEDFNYAPEYLLLALIKEMKRFILLIENKTIIDEILITLLVQVHNKSPSSFKDVISTLTDDSKIIEAAKIIINSEDASIANFLKSLLDAGRLESVINKLSFNEAFRILPCARQIGWDGFDTFLKTKISPSNVDVVLETLEAQTKMTDANTQFRSLKTFDLFALRSIIEVLNKCPLDVLQLQRFESLEFSLLIAFPRLINFGFGHDEAILANGDITGINGDIEKEMQNYLQKMYSGELAIKDVIELLRKLRDSDLPRDQEVFTCITHAVIAESSFFQDYPLDALATTSVLFGSMILFQLLRGFVLDVAFRIIMKFAKEPPESKMFKFAVQAIYAFRIRLAEYPQYCKDLLREVPALKSQAQVYQSIVEAATLANAPKERPRPVQEMIPLKFFVVDEVSCQINQDGAPKDIVEKVLFVLNNVTLANLNNKVDELKKNLTPNYFSWFSTYLVTQRAKTEPNYHELYSKVIVAMGSGLLHQFMVNVTLRQLFVLLSAKDEQAIDKRHLKNLASWLGCITLALSKPIKHKNIAFREMLLEAYKEKRLEIVVPFVTKVLQGASESRIFKPPNPWTVGILKLLIELNEKANWKLSLTFEVEVLLKSFNLTTKSFKASNFIDIPESIENLSGALGSITLEQQQTEQQRQILLMQQHQQQMLLYQQRQQQQQQRQQQHHMSANTISDQQTTFGGEGTVSHDNPFNNLLGSTIFVTHPDLKRVFQMALAKSVREILLEVVEKSSGIAVVTTTKIILKDFATEVDESKLKTAAIIMVRHLAQSLARATSIEPLKEGIRSTMQSLAPNLMSLSSSPGEELDTAINENIGIALILIEKASMDKSTQDLADQLMQAIAIRRYHKERRADQPFITQNTNPYSLSLPEPLGLKNAGVTPQQFRVYEEFGKNIPNLDVIPFAGLPAHAPPITQSMNLSQPQQQQAQLPTQLLTAEQIRAQQQQQLQKNRLSQPSQSAQPLGVNAPNQQAGITAVQSDLEQNQRVLVHLMDILVSQIKENAAKNNLAELGDQNQIKTIIFQILSFIAKSAQKDQLALKVSQAVVNSLFATSESPLCREVLSLLLEKLCSLSLVARKDVVWWLVYALDSRKFNVPVIRSLLEVNLIDATELDNVLVTAMKNRMENSTEFAMKLIENSVLSDDSILMRMDFIKTLEHLTSLEDENVKKFMKEFEDTKIMPVKKGTKTSRTEKFYLVFTEWVKLLQRVEKNDVITTVFIKQLVEKGVISDTDNLITFVKSSLELSVSSFKESDPTDEVFIAIDALGSLIVKLLILQDFKDTTRRDYINAIFSVIVLVFAKDHSQEGTTFNERPYFRLFSNILYEWATIRTHNFVRVSDSVTRQELIKFDPVFYNTFSEYLHSLQPFAFPGFSFAWVTLLSHRMLLPVMLRLPKKMGWEKLMLLIIDLFNFLDQYTSKHSVSDAVSVVYKGTLRVILGISNDVPSFLIENHYELMNNLPPTYFQLKNVILSAIPKHMTVPNPYDVDISMENIPSCKELPEVFFDPVIDLHSLKKPVDNYLRIPSNSLLRTILNSVYKDTYDIKKGVGYEFLSVDSKLIRAIVLHVGIEAGIEYKRTSSNAVFNTKSSYYTLLFNLIQNGSIEIKHQIILAIVEQLRYPNIHTYWFSFVLMNMFKSEEWSDQKLEVQELILRNFLKRIIVNKPHTWGVSVFFTQLINSDDINLLDLPFVQNVPEIKLILQQLVKYSKKYTNHEQDDKSATIDRGQTPLQSNA